In Candidatus Methanomethylophilus alvi Mx1201, a genomic segment contains:
- a CDS encoding CDP-alcohol phosphatidyltransferase family protein translates to MVLDKHRKEADFTLAPVAKRLINVNPNTISWLGLIVAAISGIVLYLSWDTHWMLILAAALVLLSGYFDALDGKIAKLAGKCSVKGDYLDHVFDRYADMFMIAAIAVSGWCNTYIGLFAVMGVLLTSYMGTQAQAIGAKRLYDGLLGRADRVVLCFLFPILQFVMCMLYGDTFEIFGYDISLIEIMMIYFAVVGNLTAIQRVFITWHNLGEMESEKKE, encoded by the coding sequence ATGGTTCTAGACAAGCACAGAAAGGAGGCCGACTTCACACTGGCCCCCGTCGCAAAGCGTCTGATAAACGTGAATCCGAACACGATATCGTGGTTGGGGCTCATAGTGGCGGCGATCAGCGGCATCGTCCTCTACCTCAGCTGGGACACCCACTGGATGCTCATCCTGGCGGCCGCCCTGGTCCTTCTGTCCGGATACTTCGATGCGCTCGACGGGAAGATAGCCAAACTGGCCGGAAAGTGCTCCGTCAAAGGGGACTACCTCGACCATGTCTTCGACCGGTATGCGGACATGTTCATGATCGCCGCGATAGCCGTCAGCGGCTGGTGCAACACATATATCGGGCTTTTCGCGGTGATGGGGGTCCTGCTGACGTCCTACATGGGTACACAGGCCCAGGCCATAGGCGCCAAGAGGCTGTACGACGGTCTGCTGGGACGTGCCGACAGGGTGGTCCTCTGCTTCCTGTTCCCGATCCTCCAGTTCGTCATGTGCATGCTCTACGGCGACACCTTCGAGATATTCGGATACGACATCTCCCTGATCGAGATCATGATGATCTACTTCGCGGTGGTCGGAAACCTTACCGCGATACAGAGGGTGTTCATAACCTGGCACAATCTGGGGGAGATGGAGTCCGAGAAGAAGGAATGA
- a CDS encoding DNA primase large subunit PriL, which translates to MDTLRAARYPFLKDASQFIEANDIDIAELMTSPDWSDARRRGMERIIGSLKNHEIPDVPLAGAEYRRLEECLSYPYARMIVSCIDDRMLTKRYALAEAERLNRLLHDDRDAIPMVAEELEVNAHTNRDGTVSMHFADYLRYSYVMSAIEWKLINTDIRDGYVLLQADKFDRLLQNAYRLRIERELPLAVPDELKKYLSKNIEHVKAALMELKAALSPTNGEGVKDEFLPPCIKAIISMARSGQNLPHSARFALVSFLHTMGMTYDQIISIFSESPDFDEGKSRYQIQHITGDLNGTEGYTPPGCGAMKTDGICFNPDNLCEKVKHPLSYYRIKSGKGFGPKERT; encoded by the coding sequence ATGGACACCCTCAGAGCCGCAAGATACCCTTTCCTGAAGGACGCCTCCCAATTCATAGAGGCGAACGATATCGACATAGCGGAGCTGATGACCTCCCCCGACTGGTCCGATGCCAGGCGGAGAGGGATGGAGCGCATAATAGGCTCCCTGAAGAACCACGAGATCCCCGACGTCCCCCTTGCGGGTGCGGAATACAGACGCCTGGAGGAGTGCCTTTCCTATCCTTATGCCAGGATGATCGTCTCCTGTATCGACGACAGGATGCTCACCAAAAGATACGCCCTGGCCGAGGCGGAGAGACTCAACCGCCTCCTGCACGACGACAGGGACGCCATCCCCATGGTCGCCGAGGAGCTGGAGGTGAACGCCCACACCAACCGCGACGGTACCGTCAGCATGCATTTCGCCGACTATCTGAGGTACTCCTACGTCATGAGTGCGATAGAATGGAAGCTCATAAACACGGATATCAGGGACGGATACGTCCTCCTGCAGGCGGACAAGTTCGACAGGCTTCTCCAGAACGCCTACCGCCTGAGGATCGAGAGGGAACTCCCGCTTGCGGTACCGGACGAGCTGAAAAAGTATCTGTCCAAGAACATAGAGCATGTGAAGGCGGCCCTCATGGAACTCAAGGCGGCCCTCAGCCCCACCAACGGCGAAGGGGTCAAGGACGAATTCCTCCCGCCTTGCATAAAAGCGATCATCTCCATGGCCAGATCCGGACAGAACCTTCCCCACAGCGCAAGGTTCGCCCTGGTGTCGTTCCTCCACACCATGGGGATGACCTACGATCAGATCATATCCATTTTCTCGGAATCCCCGGATTTCGACGAGGGCAAATCCCGCTATCAGATCCAGCACATAACCGGGGACCTCAACGGGACCGAAGGCTACACCCCTCCCGGATGCGGAGCCATGAAGACCGACGGCATATGCTTCAACCCGGACAATCTGTGCGAGAAGGTGAAGCATCCGCTCAGCTATTATAGAATAAAATCAGGAAAGGGTTTCGGACCGAAGGAAAGGACTTGA
- a CDS encoding radical SAM protein produces the protein MKGRPKVAVIDGYIDDPAALGVPPYISPMIRAVAGAARDAGADVEYVTVDMIRNGHPLPDADVSVVLSGNTVPGKYLRSMPMSLKELKELSPKLSGWKMIGGSSAFAPESQKFDFRIHRDLAASLYDGMVGKEVGERLRTLDEWNRWMLLGADIVKKHQDFPEPLMVEIESYRGCHRWASGGCSFCIEPSKGRPLMREPEDILAEAARLKDLGVRNIRVGGQTCIVSYGAEDLESGCPRPNPPKVRRLFEGLRGMGFDNLCVDNANPAVIARYPEEAEEVIGILADCCTSGNVLALGLESADPAVEEANNLNSTAESVMEAVRLINRVGGERGETGLPKILPGLNIICGLDGETSETYKMDLALLERIRDEGLLVRRINIRQVIGSRRPFDVKVSEKRFRKFKETVREEIDHPMLERLVPIGTVLRGVYAEIHDGNITFGRQPGSYPLLVGIPYKVDLDRSYDVYVTEWGFRSVTGVTYPFEINRMPMSSLASLPGIGKKRAAAIAAARPFGSLEDLGKVVEDPRVVEGLRGIVTFN, from the coding sequence ATGAAAGGTAGACCCAAGGTCGCCGTCATCGACGGATACATAGACGACCCGGCGGCCTTAGGCGTGCCTCCGTACATCTCCCCCATGATCCGCGCCGTCGCCGGCGCCGCCAGGGATGCGGGGGCGGATGTGGAATACGTCACCGTCGACATGATCCGCAACGGGCATCCGCTGCCGGATGCGGACGTGTCCGTGGTCCTCTCCGGGAACACCGTCCCCGGGAAGTATCTCCGTTCCATGCCCATGTCCCTGAAGGAGCTGAAGGAACTGTCCCCCAAGCTCAGCGGATGGAAGATGATCGGGGGGTCCTCCGCCTTCGCTCCGGAATCCCAGAAATTCGATTTCCGTATCCACAGGGACCTCGCCGCCTCCCTCTACGACGGCATGGTCGGGAAAGAGGTGGGGGAAAGACTCAGGACGTTGGACGAATGGAACAGATGGATGCTTCTGGGAGCGGATATCGTAAAGAAGCATCAGGATTTCCCGGAACCGCTCATGGTAGAGATCGAGTCGTACCGCGGGTGCCACCGCTGGGCGTCCGGAGGATGTTCGTTCTGCATAGAACCGTCCAAAGGAAGACCGCTCATGAGGGAACCGGAGGACATCCTGGCCGAGGCGGCCAGACTGAAGGACCTCGGTGTGAGGAACATACGTGTGGGCGGGCAGACCTGCATCGTGTCTTACGGCGCCGAGGACCTGGAATCCGGATGTCCCAGACCGAATCCTCCCAAGGTCAGAAGGCTTTTCGAGGGGCTCCGCGGGATGGGATTCGACAACCTGTGCGTGGACAACGCCAACCCGGCCGTGATAGCCAGATATCCGGAGGAGGCGGAGGAGGTCATCGGGATACTGGCGGACTGCTGCACCTCCGGTAACGTACTGGCACTCGGACTGGAATCCGCCGATCCGGCGGTGGAGGAGGCGAACAACCTCAACAGCACGGCGGAATCGGTCATGGAAGCCGTCCGCCTGATCAACCGCGTCGGCGGAGAGAGAGGGGAGACGGGCCTCCCGAAGATCCTTCCCGGGCTGAATATAATATGCGGCCTCGACGGGGAGACCTCCGAGACGTACAAGATGGATCTGGCACTGTTGGAGAGGATCCGCGACGAGGGACTCCTCGTGAGGAGGATAAACATCCGCCAGGTCATCGGCTCACGCAGACCGTTCGACGTGAAGGTCAGCGAGAAACGCTTCAGGAAGTTCAAGGAGACGGTCCGCGAGGAGATCGACCACCCGATGCTGGAGAGACTGGTCCCCATAGGGACGGTCCTCAGGGGCGTATACGCGGAGATACACGACGGGAACATAACGTTCGGAAGACAGCCCGGATCGTACCCGCTGCTGGTGGGGATCCCCTACAAGGTCGACCTGGACAGGAGTTACGACGTATACGTCACGGAATGGGGATTCCGTTCCGTGACCGGCGTCACCTATCCGTTCGAGATCAACCGCATGCCCATGTCCTCCCTCGCATCCCTGCCGGGGATAGGGAAGAAGAGGGCCGCGGCCATAGCGGCCGCGAGACCCTTCGGAAGCCTGGAGGACCTCGGAAAGGTCGTGGAGGATCCGAGGGTGGTCGAAGGCCTCCGCGGAATAGTCACATTCAATTAA